A single region of the Flavobacteriales bacterium genome encodes:
- the lpdA gene encoding dihydrolipoyl dehydrogenase, which produces MQYDVIVIGSGPGGYVAAIRCAQLGMKTAIVEKYNTLGGTCLNVGCIPSKALLDSSEHYHAAQHKFEKHGINVTGLSVDFGQMVSRKNDVVSQMTKGVEFLMKKNKIDVHIGMGSFIDKNTVLVKGETETKITGKNIIIATGSKPSSLPGINIDKKRIITSTEALNLPEIPKSLIVIGGGVIGLELGSVYARLGTEVSVVEYMDSIIPTMDKGLGKELNRVLKKLGFNFYLSHKVTSVTAKGKTVSVKAEGNKGEIELKGDYCLVSVGRKPYTDGLNLEAAGLKTDDRGRIDVNEHLQTATPNIYAIGDVIKGAMLAHKAEEEGVFVAETLAGEKPHIDYNLIPGVVYTWPEVAAVGQTEEQLKAANVAYKVGQFPFRINGRAVAGMDLDGFVKILSDEETDEVLGVHIIGPRAADLIAEAVVAMEFRASAEDIARMSHAHPTTSEVTKEAALAATANRALHM; this is translated from the coding sequence ATGCAATACGACGTAATAGTTATTGGTTCGGGACCCGGCGGATATGTGGCCGCCATTCGCTGTGCACAATTGGGCATGAAAACCGCCATTGTAGAAAAATACAACACATTGGGTGGCACTTGCCTCAATGTGGGTTGCATACCATCAAAAGCACTATTAGACAGTTCCGAACACTACCATGCAGCACAACATAAGTTTGAAAAGCATGGCATTAATGTAACTGGTTTGTCAGTAGATTTTGGCCAAATGGTTTCAAGAAAAAACGATGTGGTATCGCAAATGACCAAGGGTGTCGAGTTTTTGATGAAGAAAAATAAAATTGATGTTCACATTGGTATGGGCAGTTTCATCGACAAAAACACTGTATTGGTAAAAGGCGAAACCGAAACAAAAATTACGGGCAAAAACATCATTATTGCCACGGGTTCCAAACCATCAAGCCTTCCAGGAATAAACATCGACAAAAAAAGAATTATTACTTCCACCGAAGCCTTAAACCTTCCCGAAATTCCTAAATCACTGATTGTAATTGGTGGTGGAGTAATTGGTTTGGAATTGGGTTCGGTATATGCCCGCTTGGGTACAGAAGTATCGGTGGTAGAATACATGGATTCGATTATTCCAACCATGGATAAAGGTTTGGGAAAAGAACTTAACCGAGTGTTAAAAAAATTAGGTTTTAATTTTTATTTGAGCCACAAAGTAACTTCTGTTACTGCAAAAGGAAAAACCGTTTCTGTAAAAGCGGAAGGAAACAAAGGCGAAATTGAATTAAAAGGAGATTACTGCCTAGTATCCGTTGGCCGCAAACCATATACAGATGGTTTAAACTTAGAGGCTGCCGGATTAAAAACCGATGATAGAGGACGGATAGATGTGAATGAACATTTACAAACCGCTACTCCAAATATCTATGCCATTGGTGATGTAATAAAAGGAGCCATGCTGGCACATAAAGCTGAAGAAGAAGGCGTTTTTGTGGCAGAAACTTTGGCAGGTGAAAAACCTCATATTGATTATAACTTAATTCCTGGTGTGGTATATACTTGGCCGGAAGTAGCCGCCGTGGGCCAAACAGAAGAACAATTAAAAGCAGCAAACGTCGCCTATAAAGTGGGGCAATTTCCGTTTAGAATAAATGGACGAGCCGTGGCCGGAATGGATTTGGACGGGTTTGTAAAAATACTTTCTGATGAAGAAACCGATGAAGTATTGGGCGTTCACATTATTGGTCCCCGTGCAGCAGATTTAATAGCCGAAGCAGTGGTGGCTATGGAATTTCGAGCAAGTGCAGAAGACATTGCCCGCATGAGTCATGCACACCCAACCACATCGGAGGTTACAAAAGAAGCTGCTTTGGCAGCCACTGCCAACCGTGCTTTGCACATGTAA
- the gcvT gene encoding glycine cleavage system aminomethyltransferase GcvT, whose amino-acid sequence MSNTEQLKNTSLTHVHQALGAKMVPFAGYNMPVQYTGLKEEHFAVRNSVGMFDVSHMGEFMVKGEKATDLLEWITSNDISKLVNMQAQYNCMPNKTGGIVDDLIVYKWAENEYYLVVNASNIEKDWNWIVSQNEEKGFGVELQNMSEAMSLLAVQGPNAQKLVQKLTDVDLSAIEFYHFAMGKVANIDDVIISNTGYTGAGGFELYVANEHAENLWNAIMEAGKEYDILPCGLGCRDTLRLEKGYCLYGNDINDETSPIEAGLGWITKFEKPFVNWEHHAKIKADKPTKKLVGFEMIDRGIPRQHYPIVDAAGNTIGEVTSGTQSPSLDKAIGMGYVKADFSKLGSEIFVEIRGKALKAEVVKLPFL is encoded by the coding sequence ATGTCGAACACAGAACAATTAAAAAACACGTCACTAACTCACGTACATCAAGCCCTCGGAGCTAAAATGGTTCCTTTTGCGGGATATAATATGCCAGTGCAATACACTGGGTTGAAAGAAGAACATTTTGCCGTTCGAAATTCGGTGGGCATGTTTGATGTTTCGCACATGGGCGAGTTTATGGTAAAAGGTGAGAAGGCCACCGATTTATTGGAGTGGATTACCTCTAACGACATTAGCAAATTGGTAAATATGCAGGCTCAATACAACTGTATGCCCAATAAAACAGGGGGAATTGTAGATGATTTGATTGTATATAAATGGGCGGAAAATGAATATTATTTGGTTGTAAACGCCAGTAATATTGAAAAAGACTGGAACTGGATTGTATCTCAGAATGAAGAAAAAGGATTTGGGGTAGAGTTGCAGAACATGTCGGAAGCAATGTCGCTACTTGCCGTGCAGGGACCAAATGCTCAAAAACTTGTTCAAAAGTTGACGGATGTAGATTTGAGTGCCATCGAATTTTATCATTTTGCAATGGGAAAAGTAGCCAATATAGACGACGTGATTATCAGCAACACCGGCTATACCGGGGCTGGCGGTTTTGAGCTATACGTAGCCAACGAGCATGCCGAAAACCTTTGGAATGCCATTATGGAGGCCGGAAAAGAATACGACATTTTGCCATGTGGCTTGGGCTGTAGAGATACATTGAGATTGGAAAAAGGATATTGCCTTTATGGAAACGACATCAATGACGAAACTTCGCCTATAGAAGCAGGATTGGGTTGGATAACCAAATTTGAAAAACCATTTGTAAACTGGGAGCATCATGCCAAAATAAAAGCCGACAAACCAACCAAAAAATTAGTAGGCTTTGAAATGATTGATCGAGGAATACCTCGTCAGCACTATCCAATTGTGGACGCGGCCGGAAACACTATTGGTGAAGTAACCAGCGGTACGCAAAGTCCATCGCTCGACAAGGCCATTGGTATGGGCTATGTAAAAGCCGATTTTAGCAAATTGGGTTCCGAGATTTTTGTTGAAATACGTGGCAAAGCTCTAAAAGCAGAAGTGGTAAAGTTGCCGTTTTTGTAA
- a CDS encoding winged helix-turn-helix transcriptional regulator: MGISKAHHFSENQNAIASIAKALGHPARVAIIELLLKSQTCICGDIVNELPLAQATISQHLKELKAAGLIQGTIEGNAICYCLNPKAITLLKNYIENIITHLNQRKENCC; this comes from the coding sequence ATGGGCATATCAAAAGCACATCATTTTTCAGAAAACCAAAACGCAATTGCTTCTATTGCAAAGGCACTTGGGCATCCTGCAAGAGTTGCCATTATTGAGCTTCTGCTAAAATCTCAAACGTGTATTTGTGGGGATATTGTAAATGAACTTCCACTGGCTCAAGCCACTATTTCCCAGCATCTCAAAGAACTAAAAGCTGCTGGATTGATTCAGGGAACAATTGAAGGAAATGCCATTTGCTACTGCCTAAATCCAAAGGCCATCACACTCTTAAAAAATTATATAGAAAATATTATAACTCACCTCAACCAACGAAAAGAAAACTGTTGTTAA
- a CDS encoding class II glutamine amidotransferase — translation MSDPIKHECGIAFIRLLKPLEHYQEKYGTPLYGIKKLQLLMAKQINRGQDGAGIATIKLNPEYGKRYVARKRSNSRSALLEVFEEVNRSFSELDKSKIDDIAWFKQHFPYAGELLLGHLRYGTHGKNSIENIHPFFRQNNWMSRSLVLAGNYNLTNVDELFDVLINLGQHPKERSDNVTVLEKIGHFLDEENQRLFHQYREENLDNTEIAAKIKANLNMENVIKNAFRNLDGGFNMVGMVGDGNAFVVRDNVGIRPSFYYQNDEVFVVASERPAIMTAFNTSIDEVKELTPGNALIINREGSIKEVNILPPAEIKRCSFERIYFSRGSDADIYTERKELGRRLSRVILEKLDYDVRPVVFSYIPNTAATCFYGMIDGVYKFLDRYKREAILKLDNPSAEELDKILNIKICREKILVKDAKMRTFITQDKDRDDMVGDGYDVTYGVINKKRDTIVVVDDSIVRGTTLKKSILRILDRLSPRRIIVASSAPIIKYPDCYGIDMSRMNEFVAFRAMLKLLERSNQMHKLHEVYEACKEELKKPIAEMRNVVKDLYDLFSDQEISDEIARLVTPSDMKAQVEIVYQKVEDLHKACPNHIGDWYFTGNYPTPGGNKVVNKSFVFYMEGNNERAY, via the coding sequence ATGAGTGACCCCATAAAGCACGAATGTGGCATTGCTTTTATCAGACTTTTAAAACCTCTTGAGCATTATCAAGAAAAATATGGCACACCGCTGTATGGTATAAAAAAACTGCAACTGTTGATGGCAAAACAAATCAACAGGGGGCAAGATGGAGCCGGAATTGCCACCATAAAACTCAACCCCGAATATGGCAAACGCTATGTTGCCAGAAAGCGAAGCAACTCCCGCTCAGCTCTTTTGGAAGTTTTTGAAGAAGTAAATCGCTCATTTAGCGAACTTGACAAATCAAAAATTGACGACATTGCTTGGTTCAAACAACATTTTCCGTATGCCGGAGAGCTGCTTTTAGGCCATCTAAGATATGGCACTCACGGCAAAAACAGCATCGAAAATATTCATCCTTTTTTTAGGCAAAACAATTGGATGAGCCGCTCGTTGGTGTTGGCTGGGAACTATAACCTTACCAATGTTGATGAGCTTTTTGACGTGTTGATTAACCTTGGGCAACATCCAAAAGAACGGTCAGACAATGTTACGGTTCTTGAAAAAATAGGTCATTTTTTAGACGAAGAAAATCAACGGCTTTTTCATCAATACCGAGAAGAAAACCTTGATAATACAGAAATTGCTGCCAAAATAAAAGCCAACCTGAACATGGAAAACGTTATCAAAAACGCATTCCGAAATTTGGATGGCGGCTTCAACATGGTAGGCATGGTGGGAGATGGCAATGCCTTTGTGGTGCGAGATAATGTTGGAATCCGTCCATCCTTCTATTATCAGAATGACGAAGTATTTGTTGTTGCCTCCGAGCGTCCTGCAATTATGACCGCCTTTAATACCTCCATAGATGAGGTAAAAGAACTTACTCCCGGAAATGCCTTAATCATAAATCGGGAAGGAAGCATTAAAGAAGTAAATATTTTGCCGCCTGCCGAAATAAAACGTTGCTCTTTTGAGCGTATTTATTTTTCGAGAGGAAGCGATGCGGATATTTATACAGAGCGAAAAGAACTCGGAAGAAGACTATCGAGAGTGATTCTTGAAAAACTTGATTACGACGTGCGACCGGTGGTGTTTAGCTACATTCCCAATACCGCGGCAACTTGTTTTTATGGCATGATTGATGGGGTGTATAAGTTTTTAGATCGCTACAAACGAGAAGCCATTTTAAAACTGGACAACCCATCGGCCGAAGAGTTAGACAAAATACTAAACATCAAAATTTGTCGAGAAAAGATTTTGGTAAAGGATGCCAAAATGCGAACCTTTATTACCCAAGATAAAGACCGCGACGACATGGTTGGCGATGGTTATGATGTGACCTACGGCGTAATAAACAAAAAGCGTGACACTATTGTGGTTGTGGATGATTCAATTGTGAGAGGAACCACGTTAAAAAAGAGTATTCTTCGCATTTTGGATAGACTAAGTCCTCGACGGATTATAGTGGCCAGTAGTGCCCCCATTATAAAGTACCCCGATTGCTACGGCATTGACATGAGCCGCATGAATGAGTTTGTAGCTTTCAGAGCCATGCTCAAGTTGCTTGAAAGAAGCAACCAAATGCACAAGTTGCATGAGGTATATGAAGCCTGCAAAGAAGAATTGAAAAAACCCATTGCCGAAATGCGAAATGTGGTAAAAGACCTGTACGATTTATTTTCTGACCAAGAAATATCAGACGAAATTGCACGATTGGTTACACCAAGCGATATGAAAGCACAGGTTGAAATTGTTTATCAAAAAGTAGAAGACCTGCACAAAGCTTGTCCAAATCATATAGGCGACTGGTATTTTACAGGCAACTACCCAACACCGGGAGGTAATAAAGTTGTAAACAAATCCTTCGTTTTTTATATGGAGGGAAATAATGAGCGGGCGTATTAG
- a CDS encoding molybdopterin molybdotransferase MoeA: MISVEQAENIVLSNVLKLEMEEISLDSAYQRVLAENIYADRDFPPFNRVAMDGICIWFEDFGKGNRHFEIQDIQAAGSPQKFLQKGMAMEVMTGAMLPENADTVIRYEDLEIKNRFAKVLIETVVKGQNIHHQGTDVLQKEQLISKNTTIRAAEIGVLATVGKSTLKVYSLPKVAIISTGNELVEVGQLPEPYQIRKSNVFVLQALLQKFKVVSDVFHLKDNEVEMADALKELLNNYDVLLLSGAVSKGKFDFLPKVLEDLKVEKLFYQVAQRPGKPFWFGKRQNKAVFAFPGNPVSVFACAVRYLMPWFSASMHQKIEIEYAELTKEISFKPNLTYFLQVKTENNQGKLQATPMAGNGSGDLHNLVEVNAFLELPAHKTVFEKGKILRLWRF, from the coding sequence ATGATAAGTGTTGAGCAAGCCGAAAATATTGTGTTAAGCAATGTTCTAAAACTGGAAATGGAAGAAATTTCTTTGGATAGTGCATACCAAAGAGTTTTAGCCGAAAACATTTATGCCGATAGAGATTTTCCACCCTTTAATCGGGTGGCAATGGATGGGATCTGTATTTGGTTTGAGGATTTTGGAAAAGGCAACCGTCATTTCGAAATACAAGACATACAAGCCGCAGGAAGCCCGCAAAAATTTCTTCAAAAGGGCATGGCTATGGAGGTAATGACGGGAGCAATGTTGCCGGAGAATGCCGATACAGTGATTCGATATGAAGATTTAGAAATAAAAAATAGGTTTGCTAAGGTGCTAATCGAAACTGTTGTTAAGGGGCAAAACATCCATCATCAAGGCACAGATGTGTTGCAAAAAGAGCAGCTAATTTCAAAAAATACCACCATCAGAGCTGCGGAAATAGGTGTTTTAGCTACCGTCGGAAAATCAACATTAAAAGTATATAGCCTACCCAAAGTTGCAATAATAAGTACCGGAAATGAGTTGGTAGAGGTTGGTCAACTGCCCGAACCTTATCAAATAAGAAAGAGTAATGTATTTGTATTGCAAGCTTTGCTTCAAAAATTCAAGGTTGTCTCGGATGTTTTTCATTTAAAGGATAATGAAGTTGAAATGGCCGATGCACTAAAAGAGCTTTTGAATAACTACGACGTGCTACTTTTAAGTGGGGCAGTGAGCAAGGGGAAGTTCGATTTTTTGCCCAAGGTATTGGAAGACTTAAAGGTCGAGAAATTATTTTATCAGGTGGCTCAAAGACCGGGAAAACCGTTTTGGTTTGGTAAGAGGCAGAATAAAGCAGTATTTGCTTTTCCAGGCAATCCAGTTTCAGTTTTTGCCTGTGCGGTTCGGTATTTAATGCCGTGGTTTTCGGCATCTATGCATCAAAAAATAGAAATTGAATATGCCGAACTGACCAAAGAAATTTCATTCAAGCCAAACCTTACATACTTTTTGCAAGTCAAAACCGAGAATAATCAGGGCAAATTACAGGCAACGCCAATGGCCGGAAATGGTTCCGGCGATTTGCATAATCTGGTGGAAGTAAATGCTTTTTTAGAGTTGCCTGCCCATAAAACGGTATTTGAAAAAGGTAAAATTTTGAGGTTGTGGCGTTTTTAA
- the moaA gene encoding GTP 3',8-cyclase MoaA, whose translation MQLIDSHNRIIDYVRLAVTDRCNLRCTYCMPAHGIDFVQRKELLSYEEMLRLLKILKTLGVNKLRITGGEPLVRKDLIPFLQEVTNQKIIDGYHLTTNATLTLPRVQDLINCGLKTINISLDSLDREQYKTIARRDDLQNVLDSIYAFYEQKIPIKINMVVMKGVNEKNIITLAELAKNNFIDVRFLEEMPFNGLGEIKSEYYSHQEIEGFLTSHFGPLELQKVEKSSTSKVFLAAGFKGKLGVIPSFSRTFCGTCNRLRITPTGVLKTCLYGKGELNLKTLLTNGSSDAEITTGIIDAVARKPKNGFEAEAQRNFLFNESMASIGG comes from the coding sequence ATGCAATTGATAGACTCTCATAATAGAATCATTGACTATGTGCGATTGGCGGTAACGGATCGATGCAATTTGCGTTGCACCTATTGTATGCCCGCCCACGGAATTGATTTTGTGCAACGAAAGGAGTTGTTGAGCTATGAAGAAATGTTGCGGTTGCTCAAAATTTTGAAAACCCTTGGGGTAAATAAATTGAGAATAACAGGCGGTGAACCTCTGGTTCGAAAAGATTTGATTCCTTTTCTGCAAGAGGTAACCAATCAAAAGATTATAGATGGCTATCATCTTACCACCAATGCCACCTTAACACTGCCTCGTGTGCAGGATTTGATAAACTGCGGACTCAAAACCATCAATATAAGTTTGGATTCGTTGGATAGAGAACAGTATAAAACCATCGCCCGGCGTGACGATTTGCAGAATGTTCTTGATTCGATTTATGCTTTTTATGAGCAGAAAATTCCGATAAAAATAAACATGGTGGTAATGAAAGGGGTGAACGAAAAAAATATTATTACCCTGGCTGAACTGGCCAAAAATAATTTTATTGATGTTCGCTTTTTGGAGGAAATGCCTTTTAACGGATTGGGGGAAATAAAAAGTGAATATTATTCGCATCAAGAAATTGAAGGCTTCTTGACAAGTCATTTTGGACCACTTGAATTGCAAAAGGTAGAAAAATCATCCACATCAAAAGTGTTTTTGGCTGCCGGATTTAAAGGAAAATTAGGAGTAATCCCATCGTTTAGTCGCACATTTTGTGGAACGTGCAACAGACTTAGAATAACACCTACCGGCGTTTTAAAAACCTGCTTGTATGGCAAAGGAGAACTTAACCTCAAAACACTTTTAACCAACGGTAGCTCGGATGCGGAAATTACCACGGGGATTATTGATGCAGTTGCCCGAAAACCCAAAAATGGTTTTGAAGCCGAAGCCCAACGAAATTTTTTGTTTAACGAAAGCATGGCAAGCATTGGCGGATGA
- a CDS encoding gliding motility lipoprotein GldH, translated as MISNLIKKYKNISVLMLLPVVLFACDSQTIYNESFDLPNETWAEDDTLETTFEVTDTLHYHNLWLNTRLTETYPFANIYFKVILKGPNNLSKNEIMNFDVADKAGKWLGKGTGDFHSYNFPIYNELSLKKRGKYTLKIVQYMRTESLQGIHDRGVKINLGREIF; from the coding sequence ATGATTTCTAATTTGATAAAAAAATATAAAAACATATCGGTGCTAATGCTGCTTCCGGTGGTTCTTTTTGCGTGCGATAGTCAAACTATCTACAACGAAAGCTTTGATCTTCCAAACGAAACGTGGGCGGAAGACGACACCTTAGAAACCACTTTTGAAGTGACCGATACACTACATTATCACAACTTATGGCTCAATACCCGACTGACCGAAACATATCCGTTTGCCAATATTTATTTCAAGGTGATTTTGAAGGGACCAAATAATTTGAGCAAAAACGAAATAATGAATTTTGACGTGGCCGACAAAGCCGGAAAATGGCTTGGCAAAGGCACCGGAGATTTTCACAGCTACAACTTTCCAATTTACAACGAACTTTCACTGAAAAAAAGAGGAAAATACACCCTCAAAATTGTTCAATATATGCGAACGGAAAGTTTGCAAGGCATACACGATAGAGGTGTTAAAATAAATTTAGGAAGAGAAATTTTTTAA
- a CDS encoding 3-dehydroquinate dehydratase: MKNIVIINGPNLNLLGKRQPEIYGNTPFETFFEELKSSFKDQLTLTYVQSNVEGELVNFIQEFGFKADFLILNAAAYTHTSIAIADAVAAVPAKTIGLHISNIYTREKERHIDLLAKYCHACLFGFGLEGYKMAVRYCIEYQDK, translated from the coding sequence ATGAAAAACATTGTCATCATTAATGGTCCAAACCTCAATCTTTTGGGAAAACGACAGCCTGAAATATATGGCAATACCCCTTTTGAAACATTCTTTGAAGAATTAAAATCAAGTTTTAAAGACCAATTAACGCTTACCTACGTACAAAGTAATGTTGAAGGCGAATTGGTAAATTTCATTCAAGAATTTGGTTTTAAAGCTGATTTTTTGATTCTCAACGCCGCCGCATATACCCACACTTCCATTGCCATTGCCGATGCTGTGGCAGCTGTTCCAGCCAAAACCATTGGACTACATATCAGCAATATATACACTCGCGAGAAAGAGCGGCACATCGATTTGCTTGCCAAATATTGTCACGCTTGTCTGTTTGGTTTTGGTTTGGAAGGATACAAAATGGCTGTGCGTTATTGCATTGAATATCAAGACAAATAG
- a CDS encoding 2-oxo acid dehydrogenase subunit E2, whose product MKKVRIDTSQKMTADAVRLGQQIPYIHALVELDVTEAKIALRNYRKVHGQKISFSAYVMHCVAQATARHLQLTAVWGSRKKTLYDEVDFFFAYENSSHQLQHQLIRNIQRKSISQLHQILSELVKGKNKPLMGSQKFFLKLPWSLRKLFYKIWFLSATTKKKYFGTVYFSSIINYSADRRTWGIPLPMHSLGIFIGTVSNRLIKNQGEIEERQMLQITVSVDHRISNGGDMARFVHCLKDIIENQKLKIE is encoded by the coding sequence ATGAAAAAGGTGCGGATTGATACTTCCCAAAAAATGACAGCTGATGCTGTTCGGTTAGGGCAGCAAATTCCGTACATACATGCTTTGGTGGAGTTGGATGTTACCGAAGCCAAAATAGCCTTGAGAAATTATCGAAAGGTACACGGTCAAAAAATTAGCTTTTCGGCTTATGTTATGCACTGCGTGGCACAGGCAACTGCCCGTCATCTGCAGCTAACTGCTGTTTGGGGTTCAAGAAAAAAAACCTTGTATGATGAAGTTGATTTCTTTTTTGCGTATGAAAATTCATCACACCAGCTTCAACATCAATTAATTAGAAATATCCAACGCAAAAGTATTTCGCAGCTTCATCAGATTCTTTCCGAATTGGTAAAAGGGAAAAATAAACCACTAATGGGGAGCCAAAAATTTTTTTTAAAGTTACCCTGGTCTCTTCGGAAATTGTTCTATAAAATTTGGTTTTTAAGTGCCACCACCAAAAAGAAATATTTTGGCACCGTCTATTTTTCTTCTATCATCAATTATTCTGCCGATAGAAGAACTTGGGGCATTCCGCTGCCAATGCACAGTTTAGGCATTTTTATAGGAACTGTAAGCAACAGATTGATTAAAAATCAGGGAGAAATTGAGGAACGACAAATGCTACAAATAACGGTAAGCGTTGATCATCGAATAAGCAATGGAGGCGATATGGCCAGATTTGTTCATTGTTTGAAAGACATTATTGAAAACCAGAAACTGAAAATTGAGTGA
- a CDS encoding cytochrome P450, whose product MSARIPKISGLRLLLVALRLLKKPLNTLQHLTLKKGSVIEFYAGKHQQLFLINDAEAIKYILKENKENFKRSPVIKALKPLLGNGIFISEDKDWAEQHKLLKPAFHDTIIKTYLEVVEQECSQLVDKWKTKKYLNIEPDIELLMLKILWKTQFVKDFEPDFQKIIVAQSTILEFTNIKTQKLNYFKKKLGLKGTLQSVDAEIDYLIALANEVIKFAKRNPQKAGYWLQKMILEEKSNLEMKDMILNFIFAGYDTTASALSWSLFALANQPLVQQKLRKENDESYLKMVIQEAMRLYPPVWSIHRQSEKADSFLGYHFGAKSYFMICVYTLHRQPGYWQKPNEFYPEHFLPENIKGKAFQYIPFGQGERICIGKPLAMMELQIVLPKLLQHFLFEIRSAEMPEIVPGIIMKSKKGIWLDLSYLS is encoded by the coding sequence GTGAGTGCTAGAATACCAAAAATAAGTGGGCTTCGATTACTTTTAGTTGCATTACGATTGCTCAAAAAACCATTAAACACGTTACAACATCTTACCCTGAAAAAAGGTTCGGTAATTGAATTTTATGCAGGAAAACACCAGCAACTATTTTTGATAAATGATGCCGAGGCAATTAAATACATATTAAAAGAAAATAAGGAAAATTTTAAGCGTTCTCCCGTCATTAAGGCATTGAAACCTCTATTGGGCAACGGTATTTTTATTTCGGAAGACAAAGATTGGGCGGAGCAACATAAACTTTTAAAACCTGCATTTCACGACACCATTATTAAAACATATTTGGAAGTAGTGGAGCAAGAATGTAGCCAGCTTGTGGATAAATGGAAAACCAAAAAGTATCTGAATATTGAGCCGGACATTGAACTTTTGATGCTTAAAATTTTGTGGAAGACCCAATTCGTTAAAGACTTTGAACCTGATTTTCAAAAGATAATCGTTGCTCAATCAACGATTTTAGAGTTTACGAATATCAAGACACAAAAGCTCAATTATTTTAAGAAAAAGTTAGGATTAAAAGGTACGCTCCAATCGGTGGATGCCGAAATAGACTATTTGATTGCCTTGGCCAATGAGGTAATAAAATTTGCAAAACGTAATCCTCAAAAGGCTGGATATTGGCTGCAAAAAATGATTTTGGAAGAGAAATCGAACTTGGAAATGAAGGATATGATTTTGAACTTCATTTTTGCCGGATACGACACCACTGCTTCTGCTCTGAGTTGGAGTTTGTTCGCATTGGCAAACCAACCTTTGGTGCAACAAAAATTGAGAAAAGAAAACGATGAATCTTATCTAAAAATGGTTATTCAAGAGGCTATGCGGCTATATCCGCCGGTTTGGTCTATACATCGGCAATCGGAAAAAGCCGATAGTTTTTTGGGGTATCATTTTGGTGCAAAGTCGTATTTTATGATTTGTGTTTACACGCTACACCGCCAACCGGGATATTGGCAAAAACCCAATGAATTTTACCCGGAGCATTTTCTGCCTGAAAACATCAAGGGAAAAGCATTTCAGTATATTCCTTTTGGCCAAGGCGAAAGAATTTGTATTGGCAAACCATTGGCTATGATGGAGTTGCAAATTGTTTTACCAAAGTTGTTACAACATTTTTTATTTGAAATAAGATCTGCGGAAATGCCAGAAATTGTGCCTGGAATAATTATGAAATCCAAAAAAGGGATTTGGCTTGATTTGAGCTATTTGTCTTGA
- a CDS encoding WG repeat-containing protein gives MSNLNTYRTVLKIGLLVLLAFGINDNKACGQIEARKLGDKYAFFKNGVQKTDYTYTEVSAFSENLAWANMGELYAYIDTNFEAVTDWIYTTVTKFENGFAAVSQDSMLGFIDKTGREICPLTYTRVQSFQHGFAAVLTDSLWNIIDTSGNEIWKMGYDFAPIIVSNNFFIVCKNQKWGVINQAGNAVYPFDFEFITKDGLAFRRGEQIYLGLK, from the coding sequence ATGAGCAACCTAAACACATATCGAACTGTTTTAAAAATAGGCCTTTTGGTTTTGTTGGCTTTTGGAATAAACGACAATAAGGCCTGTGGTCAAATTGAAGCCCGAAAACTGGGCGATAAATACGCATTTTTTAAAAACGGCGTTCAAAAAACGGACTACACATACACCGAAGTTTCAGCCTTTTCCGAAAATTTAGCCTGGGCGAATATGGGTGAACTATATGCCTATATTGACACGAATTTTGAGGCGGTTACCGATTGGATTTACACCACAGTTACCAAATTTGAAAATGGATTTGCCGCCGTTAGCCAAGATTCGATGTTGGGTTTTATTGATAAAACTGGGCGGGAAATTTGCCCATTAACATACACCCGTGTCCAGTCGTTTCAGCATGGATTTGCTGCAGTTTTAACCGATAGTTTGTGGAATATTATTGACACCTCCGGTAATGAAATTTGGAAAATGGGGTATGATTTTGCACCAATAATTGTGTCTAACAACTTCTTTATTGTTTGCAAAAATCAAAAATGGGGAGTTATAAATCAGGCTGGTAATGCTGTTTATCCTTTTGATTTTGAATTTATTACAAAAGATGGTCTTGCTTTTCGGAGAGGAGAACAAATCTACTTAGGGTTAAAATAA